The Alkalihalobacillus sp. LMS6 genomic interval TCTTCTAGCAGAAAATCGTACATGTCTGAATCAAGCTTCTTCGCTTCATCTGCGCTTACAACTTGCTCTTGCTGTAATTGATCAGCATAAAGGGCTCTAGCTGTAGGGTGCTTTCGAATGATCGTGTAAAGATCTGGCTGCGTAACAGCAGGCTCATCCCCTTCATTGTGACCGAAGCGACGATAGCCGATTAAATCAACGAGAAAATCTTTTTTAAATTGTCTTCTGTATTCAACCGCAAACTGAATCGCTTTTACACACGCTTCTGGATCGTCTGCATTCACATGAACGATCGGAATTTCAAATCCCTTCGCAGGATCGCTTGCGTATGTAGTAGAACGAGAGTCATAAGCTTCCGTTGTATAACCAATATTGTTGTTGGCAATAATATGAAGAGAACCACCAACTTGATAGCCGTTTAAGCGACTTAAGTTTAATGTTTCTGTTACAATTCCTTGCCCTGGAAAAGCAGCATCGCCATGAATCAGAATGGAGTAAGCTCTACTAGCATCTTGTACTGGCTCACCACTCTTGCTTCGATCTTCTTGGGCTGCGCGTGCATACCCTTCCACAATCGGCGAAACAAATTCTAAATGACTAGGGTTATTCGCTAATGATACGATCGTTTCTGAACGCTCATCATCAACAATTTGACGATCCGCACCTAAATGATACTTCACATCTCCCGTCCATCCAGAATAGGTCTCTCCTAACCCTTCAGAAGGCGCAATTAATTTATGGGGTGCTTGCAAGAATTCTGCAAAAATCGCTTTAAATGGCTTTCCTAATGTATGAGCGAGCACATTTAATCGACCACGGTGCGCCATACCAATCATAACATGATCAGTTTGTTCTTTTCGCACTTCGTTTATAGCCGTATCGAGCATCGGCACAAGCGTATCGACACCTTCAATCGAAAATCGCTTTTGACCGACAAAGGTGCGGTGGATGAATTTCTCGAATCCTTCCACAGATGTTAAACGCTCAAGTAAACTTCTTTTTTCTTCAGAAGATAACGTATTTGCAAATGTTTCCGACTCTACTTTTTCTCTTAACCATTTTCGTTCATCTTCATCTTGCACATGACCAAATTCAAATGCCATCGTATTGGAGTACACATTACGTAAATGTTCAATTGCTTGTAGACCATTTTTTACATGCGAAGGTGCTTGCGGACAAATATAATCCACAGGAACATGCTTGAGCTGTTCTTCTGTTACGTTAAAACGATCATAACTAATAAGGTCATCATTTTTATGACTTTTCCATATTGGTTGAATGTCAGATGCTAAGTGACCTTTGGCTCGAATAAAATCCGCCAGCTTCACGGCACCCACAACTGTGTTTATCATGTCCGAGCCGATCTCATTCCTTCCACTGTCTACAGATGAATGAACGGTTTCATCTAAAGAAGGTGGGCCCCATTTTTCAAAATGTGCTCGAGTTTCTTCATCAACGGAGTTTGGGTCTTCCGCATATTGCTCATACAGCTCTATAACAACGCCAATGTTCGGACCATAGAATCCTTGCCATGGCTTTTCCGGGCTGTTTTCCTTGCTGGACATGTGTGATAGACCTCCTAAGACAATAGTTTGCATCAAATCGCGCAAACGTCTATTTTCAAGCGCTTACAGAAATATAGTACCATTTCCTACTGGTTTACTCAAAAAATTCGCTTTCAACTTTTTTTTTATCCAATAAAAACGGTCACTTAAATTTTAGCGCTTTTGCGCAATAAAATCTAGCCTTTTTAACGATGATTCTCGCAATTTCGCCAAAAAGCGCTTTCTTTTTTACTTTCCACCAATCGAAACGCATTAAGTTGACGTTTCTATTTACGAAATTGCAGCGCGGTGTAGGCATGTTCTGAAATATTTTGATCGTAAGTTTGAACATGAACTCATTTTTTTCCCTGCTTATTGCCTTAAAATCATTTGGTAGCCTTTTGATTATTTTTGTACAAGATTCACGTACGCAAGGTGAGCGCAAGGGCAACATCGCCATGCTAACGTCGCCTTTGAACCCGTTTTTGAAGATAGCGAACACGGCAGATCCATTCGTGTACATCGTTACTGCATAGATAGATCACCAGAATTTGACCATTCTATGAGAGAGGTGATTAACATGTACGAATTTGAATTGGAATCGGTACATAGTCGCATTCCTTGTTATCTTGTTGCTGATGACGTGTCTAACCGATTTGCTGTTCGCACATTTGATACGAGCGGCGAAGTATTTCAAAATCTTGACCAACTTCTACAGTGGGTTGAACAAGAGTGGCATGCAAACGACTTTGTTCGTCACGATGACTTTCATTCAATGCTCATCCAACTTAAGTCTTCCGCTTTAAGCGAATGAGGTACCATCCGCCTTCTTTAATTAAAGCACGCTCCTCCACTATTTTTAGATTCGCTTGCTTGGCTATATATTGGAGTTCTTTTTTCGTTGGCAATGCATTCATATCTTTATGTGCAGTCATAAAACTATTAAATGCACTAGCAAAACGTCTTCCATGCTTCCCATCCGCTAAAGGCGTTATAATCATTAATTCTCCTTTTCGCTTAAGGACATCCGCTGCTTTTTTTATTAACGCAATTCGTTCCACAAGCGTGAAATAATATAAAATATTATTCATCATAACCGTTTCATACGGCTGTTGAAATGGCATATCTTTAAAGTCACCTTGCTCAATCGTGACATTCTTATAGCCATTTTCATCATTCGCACGCTGGCAAACATCTTGGTCAATTTCAATTCCATGAAATTGAATCGATGGGAATTGTTCAGCTAATTTCTTGATGTATCCCCCCAAACCACAGCCTACATCTAAAACACGTTTGCTTTTCTGCTTGTTTAACCTGCTTGCCACTTTAGGAAGAGTTACCGCTTCTAAAAGTGTGGAGGTTTCGGCCACCATATTCGCAACTGGCGTCTTTTCTTGATGATCACCTTTTGGCAATTCATGTTTATACGTGAGTAATGTCGGTATATGGAGTTCAAACATTTCTTCTAGTAAAATACCGACAGAGCGTTTGCTCGTTTTCGTTAAATACGTCACCATCTGTCGACTGCTTTTCACTTTATTTCGGCGCTTTTTTTTAAGATGACCCACGGTTAAACCAACGTCAACCCATCGTTTTAACAGTACTTCGTCTAATTGATGTTTAGATGCAACCTCTTCAACTGTCGCCGGTTTTTTAAAATAGCTAAATAAATTTAAGCTATAGCCCAAGTGAGCATGCCACGTCATTAAAAAAGGTTCCGTTTGTTTCATCCATTTTCTTGCATGCCACATTTTTCTTAAATCGTTTACAGCCATCCTCTTCACCTCATCTGTTGTTTCCAGGGATAATCTTGATTTTCACCGTACGTATGCTGCTGCATTTGTTGCTGAAGACTTTCTGTATCGCTTTGTTTCATAAGCGCTACACTATCTTTAACCGAAAATGGCCAAGAACCTAAACCTGAAATATTAAAAATATATTTTGTTAGAAGACGCTCATTGTTAAAAAGTTGTTTCAACGCAAGCGTTCGGCTTTTTTGCCAAGCTTTCCCTTCTTTCTCATACACCAGCCCACCTACATGTGATAAATTCATAATCGCTTTTACTCTTTTACGATGCACACGCTCATAATAGTCGAGCCATTTCTCTTCATGCTGCCGTCCAGCTTGATAGACATCTTTTAACAATTCCCCAAGAACATCGGCACCTTGAATCGCCAAATTCATTCCTTCCCCAGCCATCGGATGCACGCTATGAGCAGCA includes:
- a CDS encoding 2-oxoglutarate dehydrogenase E1 component — protein: MSSKENSPEKPWQGFYGPNIGVVIELYEQYAEDPNSVDEETRAHFEKWGPPSLDETVHSSVDSGRNEIGSDMINTVVGAVKLADFIRAKGHLASDIQPIWKSHKNDDLISYDRFNVTEEQLKHVPVDYICPQAPSHVKNGLQAIEHLRNVYSNTMAFEFGHVQDEDERKWLREKVESETFANTLSSEEKRSLLERLTSVEGFEKFIHRTFVGQKRFSIEGVDTLVPMLDTAINEVRKEQTDHVMIGMAHRGRLNVLAHTLGKPFKAIFAEFLQAPHKLIAPSEGLGETYSGWTGDVKYHLGADRQIVDDERSETIVSLANNPSHLEFVSPIVEGYARAAQEDRSKSGEPVQDASRAYSILIHGDAAFPGQGIVTETLNLSRLNGYQVGGSLHIIANNNIGYTTEAYDSRSTTYASDPAKGFEIPIVHVNADDPEACVKAIQFAVEYRRQFKKDFLVDLIGYRRFGHNEGDEPAVTQPDLYTIIRKHPTARALYADQLQQEQVVSADEAKKLDSDMYDFLLEEYNKVNADKSERKYELSPPDFIVDGLPKVKTSIEKEKLESFNEQMLDWPEDFNPNEKLKKILQRRANAFDGDGSVDWGLAEVLAFASIIHDGTPIRLSGQDTERGTFAHRHLVLHDRESNETYTPLQSFDDANASFAVYNSPLSEQACVGFEYGYNVFSKETLVLWEAQFGDFVNGAQVMFDQWVSAGRAKWGQKSGLVVLLPHGYEGAGPEHSSGRVERFLNSAAENNWTIANCTSAAQYFHILRRQAKILQKNTVRPLIIMTPKSLLRNQAIASTTETFTNGEFQPILEDPLLGKDPEAVKRIVLTSGKLAIELQDHIKKHDEDWSWLHIIRVEELYPFPRRAIRERLKEFPNLEEVKWVQEEPKNMGAWSFMEPRILEILPKDVPLSYIGRTFRSSPAEGVSNAHKVEQKRIITESVTRKN
- a CDS encoding trans-aconitate 2-methyltransferase, giving the protein MAVNDLRKMWHARKWMKQTEPFLMTWHAHLGYSLNLFSYFKKPATVEEVASKHQLDEVLLKRWVDVGLTVGHLKKKRRNKVKSSRQMVTYLTKTSKRSVGILLEEMFELHIPTLLTYKHELPKGDHQEKTPVANMVAETSTLLEAVTLPKVASRLNKQKSKRVLDVGCGLGGYIKKLAEQFPSIQFHGIEIDQDVCQRANDENGYKNVTIEQGDFKDMPFQQPYETVMMNNILYYFTLVERIALIKKAADVLKRKGELMIITPLADGKHGRRFASAFNSFMTAHKDMNALPTKKELQYIAKQANLKIVEERALIKEGGWYLIRLKRKT